Proteins from one Corynebacterium epidermidicanis genomic window:
- a CDS encoding diaminopimelate dehydrogenase: MSNIRAAIIGYGNLGKSVEQVIASQPDIDLVGVFSRRESLDTSAPVIPIADIEKHTDNIDVLYLCLGSATDMPEQAANLAKLYNTVDTYDNHNEIPRHRAEMDAAAKESGHVAVISTGWDPGMFSLNRVYADAVMTDNDQHTFWGPGLSQGHSDALRRIDGVKKAVQYTIPAEDALDKARTRQGEGITGKNAHLRQCWIVAEDGADLEAIENSIRTMPDYFVGYEVEVNFITDEVFDAEHTGMPHGGHVVTAGKIGDTQHLIEYTLKLERNPDFTAGAMVAYGRAAHRLAQAGETGARTVLEIAPYLIHPASLDDLVAKSV; this comes from the coding sequence ATGAGCAATATTCGTGCCGCAATTATCGGCTACGGCAACTTGGGCAAGAGTGTCGAGCAAGTTATCGCCTCGCAGCCTGACATCGATCTCGTGGGTGTGTTCTCGCGTCGTGAATCCCTGGACACCTCCGCACCGGTCATCCCTATTGCAGACATCGAAAAGCACACTGACAACATCGACGTGCTTTACCTCTGCCTGGGATCCGCTACGGACATGCCAGAACAAGCTGCCAACTTGGCCAAGCTTTACAACACGGTTGACACCTACGACAACCACAATGAAATCCCACGCCACCGCGCCGAAATGGATGCCGCGGCAAAGGAATCTGGCCACGTCGCAGTGATCTCCACCGGCTGGGACCCTGGCATGTTCTCCCTCAACCGCGTCTACGCCGACGCCGTGATGACGGACAATGACCAACACACGTTCTGGGGCCCTGGTCTCTCGCAGGGTCACTCCGATGCCCTGCGCCGCATCGACGGTGTGAAGAAGGCCGTGCAGTACACCATCCCCGCGGAAGACGCGCTGGATAAGGCCCGGACACGCCAGGGTGAAGGTATCACCGGCAAGAACGCGCACCTGCGTCAGTGCTGGATCGTGGCGGAAGATGGCGCTGACCTCGAGGCTATCGAAAACAGCATCCGCACCATGCCGGACTACTTCGTTGGCTACGAAGTTGAAGTCAACTTCATCACTGACGAAGTCTTCGATGCTGAGCACACCGGCATGCCACACGGCGGCCACGTGGTCACCGCCGGCAAAATCGGCGACACCCAGCACCTGATCGAGTACACCCTCAAGCTCGAGCGCAACCCAGATTTCACCGCAGGCGCAATGGTCGCCTACGGACGTGCAGCGCACCGCCTGGCTCAGGCCGGCGAGACCGGTGCTCGCACCGTCCTGGAAATCGCCCCTTACCTGATCCACCCAGCTTCCCTGGATGATTTGGTAGCTAAGAGCGTCTAA
- a CDS encoding MFS transporter: MHSALTHRTDRGTVTAWALWDWGSSAFNAVLVTFVFSVYLKDSVGASIPDAAAHYGFAMAAAGILIAVIAPVQGRRTDVKGHRRRAVRVWTLVTVCLMASLFFVRNDAPWYFYLGCTIMAVASVTFQFAEVPYFAMLAQVSTKQTVGRVSGYGWAAGYFGGIFLLLICFVGFISGSGETRGLLGLPIEGGLNIRLVAVLAAVWLLVFGLPVMFRVPEIPADPKAARQSFTQAYRNLFSEVAQLWRTDRNSVFFLLASAVFRDGLAGVFTFGAILAVSVYGISASDVLLFGVAANVVSALGAVLAGYLDDIIGPKPVIVVSLLCMILDCAVLYLVSGATMFWIFGLILCLFVGPAQSAARTFLTRVSPPRREGQMFGLYATTGRAVSWLAPGAFAIFVALFDADRAGIIGIGLILLLGCLLMLSVASPRK, from the coding sequence ATGCATTCAGCGCTTACGCATCGCACTGACCGTGGCACGGTCACTGCTTGGGCGTTGTGGGACTGGGGTTCCTCCGCCTTCAACGCCGTCTTAGTCACTTTTGTCTTTTCGGTTTATCTCAAGGATTCCGTCGGCGCGTCCATTCCCGATGCCGCCGCCCACTACGGCTTTGCGATGGCCGCCGCGGGTATCCTCATCGCCGTTATCGCACCAGTTCAGGGACGTCGAACCGATGTCAAGGGGCATCGCCGTCGCGCGGTGCGGGTTTGGACCCTAGTCACGGTATGTTTGATGGCCAGCTTGTTCTTCGTCCGCAACGACGCCCCCTGGTACTTCTACTTGGGCTGCACAATCATGGCGGTGGCCTCGGTGACGTTTCAATTCGCCGAAGTTCCTTATTTCGCGATGTTGGCACAAGTGTCCACGAAACAAACGGTCGGGCGGGTGTCTGGCTATGGTTGGGCGGCTGGCTACTTCGGTGGGATCTTCCTGCTCCTGATCTGCTTTGTTGGCTTCATTTCGGGTTCCGGGGAGACCCGGGGTCTGCTCGGACTACCGATCGAAGGTGGCCTCAACATTCGCCTCGTAGCGGTGCTGGCGGCGGTGTGGCTGCTGGTGTTTGGGCTACCAGTAATGTTTCGAGTCCCGGAGATCCCCGCTGATCCCAAAGCCGCGAGGCAATCTTTTACCCAGGCCTACCGAAACCTGTTTAGCGAGGTAGCGCAGCTGTGGCGCACCGATCGCAACTCCGTGTTCTTCCTGCTTGCCTCGGCGGTGTTTCGTGATGGGCTAGCCGGAGTGTTTACCTTCGGCGCGATTCTGGCCGTGTCCGTTTATGGAATTTCGGCCAGCGACGTGCTGCTCTTCGGCGTCGCAGCCAATGTCGTGTCCGCGCTGGGCGCGGTGCTAGCTGGATATTTGGATGACATCATTGGTCCGAAACCCGTGATCGTCGTGTCACTGCTGTGCATGATCCTAGACTGCGCTGTGCTGTACCTGGTGTCCGGAGCGACAATGTTCTGGATCTTCGGGCTGATTCTGTGCTTGTTTGTCGGCCCGGCGCAGTCCGCGGCCCGCACTTTTCTCACGCGGGTCTCCCCACCAAGGCGCGAGGGCCAAATGTTCGGCCTCTATGCCACCACGGGCCGCGCGGTCAGCTGGCTAGCTCCGGGGGCGTTTGCCATCTTCGTGGCGCTTTTCGACGCCGATCGCGCTGGGATCATCGGGATCGGCCTGATCTTGCTGCTGGGTTGCCTTCTTATGCTTTCCGTCGCATCGCCACGAAAATAG
- a CDS encoding TetR/AcrR family transcriptional regulator, translating to MRTSKRTEILQAAIELIEVGGVESVTYEALATHSGLSKSGLVYHFPSRHDILLGVHQFLAQRWAEELVAAGGAPAHELDQVDRLRAYILTLSRKATRADLLVAIDAHSHPDYLAQWQQVTSLWSPGPDDPDYALRLQADGLWLHDQVSEVPLTPEQRELLTQQLLSQLDRRN from the coding sequence TTGCGCACTAGCAAGCGGACCGAAATCCTCCAGGCAGCGATCGAACTCATCGAGGTTGGCGGAGTGGAAAGCGTCACTTATGAGGCGCTGGCCACGCACTCCGGGTTGAGTAAAAGCGGGTTGGTGTACCACTTCCCTTCCCGGCATGACATCTTGCTCGGCGTACACCAATTCCTGGCACAGCGATGGGCCGAGGAATTGGTTGCTGCTGGTGGCGCGCCTGCCCACGAGTTAGATCAGGTGGATCGCTTGCGGGCGTACATCCTGACCTTAAGCAGGAAGGCCACAAGGGCGGATCTGCTGGTGGCGATTGACGCGCACTCCCACCCGGACTACCTCGCGCAGTGGCAGCAGGTCACCTCGCTGTGGTCGCCCGGCCCGGATGACCCTGACTACGCTTTGCGTCTGCAAGCTGACGGGCTCTGGCTGCATGACCAAGTCAGTGAGGTGCCACTGACTCCAGAGCAACGCGAACTACTTACCCAGCAACTTTTATCCCAGCTCGACAGGCGCAACTAG
- a CDS encoding MFS transporter yields MTSQRRWLFFGLISIGLYLVGMDNSILFTALPSLQEQLHTTENQGLWIINAYPLTMCGLLLGTGTLGDRIGHRRMFLWGLATFGVASLAAAFSPLAWLLVLARGLLGAAAAAMMPATLALIRVTFESERERNTAIGIWGSVFVLGAVSGPLIGGVLLEYFWWGSIFLINVPIAAVTLVATLAVAPPNMPNPAKKWDFLASCLALLTLSGLVMTIEQAVSPHRSVPALIFGLVALPVGAVAFHQRQRALIDPFIDFSLFRNPIFLGGFLGAGISTLLMSGLQLLTSQRFQLVAGFTPFEAGLLAVAMAGSAFPSSILAGVFLDRIGFRTLMAGSFTSFGCGAVICALSLSQPPIFVGGLLLTGLGTGAIASCSSVAIINSAPLNKVGMASSIEEVAYEFGALIAVALFGSLLSQLFAVFAPPGVEITHPLVDAAFHPFDLAYLTIVVILAILAFVTSLICLRLFRARTLEVNVAH; encoded by the coding sequence ATGACTTCGCAACGACGGTGGCTCTTCTTCGGCCTGATCAGCATTGGCCTTTACCTCGTTGGCATGGACAATTCCATCCTGTTCACCGCGCTTCCCTCCCTGCAAGAACAACTCCACACGACCGAAAACCAAGGTTTGTGGATCATCAACGCCTATCCGCTCACCATGTGTGGGCTGTTGTTGGGAACAGGGACGCTGGGCGATCGGATCGGACACCGGCGAATGTTTCTGTGGGGTCTAGCAACCTTTGGCGTCGCCTCCCTGGCCGCAGCTTTTTCCCCGTTAGCCTGGCTTTTGGTGCTGGCCCGCGGCCTGTTGGGCGCTGCGGCTGCAGCCATGATGCCAGCAACCTTGGCCCTCATCCGGGTTACCTTTGAGTCCGAGCGGGAACGTAACACTGCCATCGGCATTTGGGGTTCCGTTTTCGTGCTTGGGGCGGTTTCTGGGCCACTCATCGGCGGCGTGTTGTTGGAATACTTTTGGTGGGGCTCCATTTTCCTCATCAATGTCCCCATCGCAGCGGTGACGTTGGTAGCGACATTAGCTGTTGCGCCTCCCAACATGCCCAACCCGGCGAAGAAGTGGGACTTCCTAGCCTCTTGTTTGGCTTTGCTCACGCTCTCCGGATTGGTCATGACTATCGAGCAGGCAGTGTCGCCGCACCGGTCGGTCCCCGCTCTCATTTTTGGCCTTGTCGCGCTACCAGTAGGCGCGGTCGCCTTCCATCAACGGCAACGCGCGCTGATTGATCCGTTCATCGATTTCAGTTTGTTTCGCAATCCTATTTTCCTGGGTGGTTTCTTGGGTGCTGGGATCTCTACGCTCTTGATGTCCGGTTTGCAGCTGTTGACTTCGCAGCGGTTCCAACTCGTTGCTGGGTTCACGCCATTTGAAGCTGGGTTGCTCGCCGTCGCTATGGCCGGCAGCGCATTCCCATCGTCGATCCTGGCTGGTGTGTTCCTTGACCGCATCGGTTTCCGGACGCTCATGGCAGGCAGCTTCACAAGCTTCGGCTGCGGAGCGGTGATCTGCGCACTTTCGCTGTCCCAACCTCCTATATTCGTGGGTGGACTGCTGCTCACCGGGTTAGGCACCGGGGCAATTGCTTCGTGTTCTTCCGTGGCAATCATCAACAGCGCCCCGCTCAACAAGGTAGGGATGGCATCCTCAATCGAGGAGGTTGCGTACGAGTTCGGAGCCCTCATCGCGGTGGCACTATTCGGCAGTTTGCTGTCCCAACTTTTTGCCGTGTTTGCACCACCCGGGGTAGAAATCACGCACCCGCTTGTCGACGCCGCCTTCCACCCCTTCGACCTGGCCTACCTGACCATAGTGGTCATCCTCGCAATCTTGGCGTTTGTGACCAGCCTGATCTGCCTTCGACTTTTCCGCGCACGGACGCTGGAGGTCAACGTTGCGCACTAG
- a CDS encoding alpha/beta fold hydrolase, producing MARSARAVQLAGRRAVALEYNNRGTGGLDRSIAEVTEFAERFSTLDIVGHSMGGLVGLGVAHNLGSRVRTLVGVGACWRGVPNRGWNRYSAVLGQGYRDALLPREPVLPTSTRVVSVVSDADKTVPVSSASLGEVITVPGVHHAHLGNQAEAIVRALGLSS from the coding sequence TTGGCAAGAAGTGCCCGGGCGGTACAGCTAGCTGGTCGACGCGCCGTCGCCTTGGAATATAACAACCGCGGCACTGGTGGTTTGGATCGCTCCATCGCGGAAGTTACCGAGTTTGCAGAGCGCTTTTCGACGCTCGATATCGTCGGCCATTCCATGGGCGGATTGGTGGGTCTCGGGGTGGCGCACAATCTTGGCTCTCGAGTTCGCACGTTGGTGGGAGTTGGGGCATGTTGGCGGGGCGTCCCCAACAGGGGTTGGAACCGCTACTCCGCGGTGCTAGGCCAAGGCTATCGAGACGCATTACTTCCCCGGGAACCAGTGTTGCCCACCTCGACTCGGGTGGTCTCGGTGGTCTCCGACGCCGACAAAACAGTGCCGGTTTCCTCAGCTAGCTTGGGAGAAGTCATCACCGTTCCCGGGGTACACCATGCGCATTTAGGCAATCAAGCGGAAGCCATAGTGCGCGCGCTGGGGCTGAGTTCCTAG
- a CDS encoding HIT family protein, whose amino-acid sequence MSSVFTRIINGELPGRFVYRDEQVVAFLTIEPLAYGHTLVVPVEEVDKWTDLSPELWGHLNAVAQRVGQAIISEFDCQRAGYIIAGFDVPHTHIHVFPTNQMSDYDFRNAMAMDATDPTAMDEAAEKLRRALDQSRTA is encoded by the coding sequence ATGAGCAGCGTATTTACTCGAATTATCAACGGTGAACTCCCTGGACGCTTTGTCTACCGAGATGAGCAAGTAGTGGCCTTTCTCACGATCGAACCGCTGGCCTACGGACACACCTTGGTCGTACCGGTTGAGGAAGTGGACAAGTGGACCGATCTCTCCCCGGAGCTGTGGGGGCACCTCAATGCCGTCGCCCAGCGGGTAGGTCAGGCAATCATCAGCGAGTTTGATTGCCAGCGCGCCGGCTACATCATCGCCGGGTTCGACGTCCCACACACCCACATCCACGTCTTCCCCACCAATCAGATGTCCGACTACGACTTCCGCAATGCCATGGCGATGGACGCTACCGACCCTACTGCCATGGATGAAGCCGCCGAAAAACTGCGCCGTGCACTGGACCAATCTCGTACCGCGTAG
- a CDS encoding sensor histidine kinase, whose protein sequence is MDPQVPSAPNFEPEEPRRLSVLEEIPLRSLLVMVMVVIAAAGLAASALVVNGIMREFTLSRVDQDLTNAATGWAARNDFLRPDSSTARPPSDFYVQKIFQDGSRLILNDSDSAPNLSEVKYDDQLFTVGSAAGGDSNSRWRVISRQRDGIRTIVALNLRREDRIIDRLMATQIVIGLIVLSLLGLVSFWGVRKALRPLRDVERTAASIAAGDLDRRVPSLPTSTEVGRLSVALNVMLSQLQRSIEESRSKEEQMRRFVGDASHELRTPLTSLRGYTELYQSGAMPDADKVLAKVNEEAGRMGYLVEDLLSLTRAEGSPTKREKVDIFELVLNVASSMRAAHPNRMITVTNDADDVPIVLGDQLKIHRVFTNLINNGLVHGGADVTVRVRLEGTCVCVDVIDNGCGMSEEVASHVFERFYRADSSRSRASGGSGLGLAIVKSLVEQHQGSVTVESELGVGTTFTVCLPRSS, encoded by the coding sequence ATGGATCCGCAGGTGCCCTCGGCTCCCAACTTCGAGCCGGAGGAACCTCGGAGGCTGAGCGTACTGGAAGAAATTCCACTACGTAGTCTCCTCGTGATGGTGATGGTGGTCATCGCCGCCGCAGGTCTTGCTGCTAGTGCGCTAGTGGTCAATGGGATCATGCGTGAGTTCACTTTGTCCCGCGTTGATCAAGACCTCACCAATGCAGCCACGGGGTGGGCGGCCCGCAATGACTTCCTTCGCCCGGACTCATCTACGGCTCGTCCCCCCAGCGACTTCTACGTGCAAAAGATATTCCAGGATGGCAGCAGGCTAATTCTCAATGACTCGGACTCTGCCCCCAATCTCTCCGAAGTGAAATACGACGACCAGCTCTTCACTGTAGGCTCAGCCGCCGGTGGCGACTCCAATTCCCGCTGGCGAGTGATTTCTCGACAACGAGACGGCATCCGCACCATTGTGGCCCTCAACCTACGCCGCGAGGATCGCATCATCGACCGGCTCATGGCCACTCAGATCGTCATCGGGTTGATAGTGCTGTCCCTGCTCGGCTTGGTTTCGTTCTGGGGTGTGCGTAAGGCTTTGCGCCCGCTTCGCGACGTCGAGCGGACCGCTGCGTCCATCGCCGCGGGCGACCTGGACCGGCGTGTGCCTAGCTTGCCGACGTCCACTGAAGTTGGACGCCTCTCGGTCGCCTTAAACGTCATGTTGTCCCAACTACAGCGTTCCATTGAGGAATCGAGGTCTAAAGAGGAGCAGATGCGTCGTTTCGTGGGGGACGCATCCCATGAGCTGCGCACTCCATTAACTTCACTCCGGGGATACACAGAGTTATATCAATCTGGGGCGATGCCCGACGCAGACAAAGTGCTTGCAAAGGTAAACGAAGAGGCCGGGCGTATGGGCTACCTGGTCGAAGACCTACTTTCGTTGACCCGAGCAGAAGGTTCACCTACCAAACGGGAAAAGGTAGACATCTTCGAGCTGGTGCTGAACGTGGCGTCGTCGATGCGTGCGGCGCACCCGAACCGGATGATCACTGTTACCAATGATGCAGACGACGTCCCCATCGTGTTGGGGGATCAACTCAAGATTCACCGGGTATTTACCAATCTGATCAACAATGGGTTGGTGCATGGTGGCGCAGATGTGACAGTTCGGGTCCGCCTTGAGGGAACGTGCGTGTGTGTCGATGTCATCGATAACGGGTGCGGGATGTCCGAAGAGGTAGCTAGCCACGTCTTCGAACGGTTCTACCGGGCCGATTCGTCCCGTTCGCGCGCCTCCGGTGGTTCGGGCCTGGGCCTGGCGATTGTGAAGTCACTCGTGGAACAGCACCAAGGAAGCGTCACCGTTGAATCTGAGCTGGGAGTAGGCACCACATTCACGGTGTGTCTACCTAGATCCAGCTAG
- a CDS encoding MerR family transcriptional regulator, with amino-acid sequence MNEELTIGEAASLLGISTRTLRHWDSIGLLSPSYRTWGDYRLYTESDVDKAWEILVYRETGMSLKDISAIVDGQSSRTERLRAQQRHLQSQLVHLQRMQAAVNLLLEGKLTMTEKAQAFGQQWYDYEQEAKQRWGDTPEWEQAQRKQQHMSKEDFAAVKQEMADFNAALAAAHAEEVAPGSEAARELVLRHRAQIAQWYECTPAKQVCLARMYVADDRFADTYEGLAGYLLQLVEAQAQAEGVDLADVKWG; translated from the coding sequence GTGAATGAGGAACTAACGATTGGCGAGGCCGCGTCCCTGCTCGGCATCTCAACCCGCACACTGCGTCACTGGGACAGCATCGGTCTGCTTAGCCCCAGCTACCGCACGTGGGGAGACTACCGGCTCTACACCGAAAGCGATGTGGACAAGGCGTGGGAAATATTGGTGTATCGCGAAACCGGAATGTCTCTCAAAGACATCAGCGCAATTGTCGACGGCCAATCCAGCCGCACTGAACGGCTCCGCGCGCAACAGCGCCACCTCCAATCGCAACTCGTTCACCTGCAGCGGATGCAAGCTGCAGTCAATCTCCTATTGGAAGGGAAACTCACTATGACCGAAAAAGCACAAGCTTTTGGACAGCAGTGGTACGACTATGAGCAAGAGGCGAAACAGCGCTGGGGGGATACTCCAGAATGGGAGCAGGCCCAGCGTAAGCAGCAGCATATGAGCAAGGAAGACTTTGCGGCGGTCAAGCAGGAAATGGCCGACTTCAACGCCGCGCTCGCCGCAGCCCATGCTGAGGAGGTCGCGCCGGGATCGGAAGCTGCTCGGGAGTTGGTTTTGCGGCATCGGGCGCAGATTGCGCAGTGGTATGAGTGTACGCCCGCGAAACAGGTGTGCTTGGCACGCATGTATGTTGCTGACGACCGTTTTGCTGATACCTATGAGGGCCTGGCCGGTTACTTGCTGCAGTTGGTGGAAGCTCAAGCGCAAGCGGAAGGGGTGGATTTGGCGGATGTGAAGTGGGGCTAG
- a CDS encoding response regulator transcription factor, with the protein MSEPAVKVLVVDDEPNIVELLTVSLKFQGFDVATAPSGTDALRVAREFRPDAFILDVMLPGFDGFELLSKLRAEGFDGPVLYLTAKDAVENRIHGLTIGADDYVTKPFSLEEVITRLRVILRRGSVIDNNDASSAVLEYADLVLNDETHEVTKAGEIVELSPTEFNLLRYLMLNAEVVLSKAKILDNVWHYDFGGDGNVVESYISYLRRKIDTGETPLIQTVRGVGYVLRTPRTVIKDN; encoded by the coding sequence ATGAGCGAGCCCGCTGTGAAAGTGCTTGTTGTCGACGACGAGCCGAACATCGTCGAATTGTTGACGGTGAGCCTGAAGTTTCAGGGATTTGATGTCGCAACCGCACCATCGGGCACAGATGCCCTCCGGGTGGCGCGTGAATTCCGCCCGGATGCGTTCATCTTGGACGTCATGCTGCCGGGCTTCGACGGCTTTGAGCTGCTGTCCAAGCTCCGTGCTGAGGGTTTCGATGGACCTGTGCTTTACCTGACCGCTAAGGACGCGGTGGAAAACCGGATCCACGGTCTGACCATCGGCGCTGATGACTACGTCACCAAGCCATTTTCTCTCGAGGAAGTCATCACCCGCCTGCGAGTTATCCTGCGACGTGGGTCGGTCATCGACAACAACGACGCATCCTCGGCGGTCTTGGAGTACGCCGACCTGGTGCTCAACGACGAGACCCACGAGGTGACCAAGGCTGGTGAAATCGTCGAGCTTTCCCCAACTGAATTCAACCTGCTGCGCTACCTGATGCTCAATGCTGAAGTTGTGCTGTCCAAGGCAAAGATTCTCGACAACGTGTGGCACTACGACTTCGGTGGTGACGGCAACGTGGTCGAATCCTACATCTCCTACCTGCGTCGCAAGATCGACACCGGCGAGACCCCACTCATCCAAACGGTGCGAGGCGTAGGCTACGTGCTGCGTACTCCGCGCACGGTTATCAAGGATAATTAG